The region GCTCCGGTGTTTGTCGGCGATACGCTTTATGCGGAATCAGAAGTCTTGGACAAGCGCGAGTCAAAATCGCGCCCGACCCAGGGTATCGTCACCGTTAAGACGACGGGTAAGAAACAAGACGGCACCATCGTTATGACGTATGAACGAACAGTTTTGGTCCCCAAGCGCGGGCACGCCGTTGATGATAAATTGGATGTTTAGAATATGACAATGAACGAAGAAGAGGCGGTTCTTTTAGACGCCGTCGATCAATTCCTGGAACGCGATGTTCGGCCTCATGTTCGGGCACTTGAAGCCGCGGATGAATATCCAGAAGACATTGCGAATGGGCTCGCGGAGATGGGACTGTTTGGCGCGACTATTTCGACGGAGTACGGCGGTCTTGGGCTTTCCGCATCTTTGTATTCCAAGATTGTGGAACGCTCAGCGGCGGTTTGGATGTCGGTTTCCGGTATCATCAATTCCCATCTGATCATGGCGTCTGCGGTGGAGCGTTTTGGCACCGACGAGATGAAGGCCACTTACTTGCCGAAGTTTGCGTCCGGGGAACTGCGGGGCGGGATTGCGCTGACCGAACCCGGTGCGGGAACGGACCTCCAAGGCGTGCGCACCCGCGCTCAACTCGAAGGAAATCAATATGTCATTAACGGTGCCAAGATGTGGTGCACGAACGCGGTGAATGGCAACATTTTGGCGGTATTGGCCAAGACCGATGAAGCCGGGGATGGCCCGCGTTCCAAGGACATCAGCTTGTTCTTGGTTGAAAAGGAAAGAGGCTACGTTTCGCGAAAGCTAAAGAAACTTGGCTACCGCGGCATCGACACCGGCGAAGTCGAATTTGATCGCGTGCAAGTTCCGACCGCCAACTTGGTTGGGCCAGAAGAAGGCAAGGGCCTCAATCAAATCCTCGCCGGGCTTGAGCTTGGACGTATCAATGTCGCGGCACGGGGCGTTGGTTTGGCGCGGGTCTGTCTGGAAGAGTCCGTGGCCTACGCGCAAACCCGCGAAACTTTCGGCAAGCCGATCAGCGAGCACCAATCGATACAGATCAAACTCGCGGATATGGCGACGAAGGTCGAGGCGGCACGGCTGCTTACCGATCAAGCTGCCGCAGCCTATGATCGCGGCGAACGCTGCGACATGGAAGCGGGCATGGCGAAGCTGGCGGCAACGGAAGCCGCCTTGGAGAATGCAACCGAAGCCATGCGCATCCATGGTGCCTATGGCTATTCGACCGAATACAACATCGAACGCTATTATCGCGATGCGCCGCTTCTCTGCATTGGTGAGGGCACCAATGAAATTCAACGTTTGATCATTGCCAAGCAACTTGTCGCCCGCAATCCGATTTAAGGAACCTTTCCATTGACACTTCCTCTCCACGGCGTCCGGGTTTTGGCGGTTGAACAGTATGGTGCCGGTCCCTTCGGTACACAGTTCTTAGCCGACCAAGGGGCTGAGGTTATCAAGATTGAAAACCCCAACGACGGCGGCGATTTTGCGCGCGCCATTGGGCCTTATTTTTTTACACCGGAGCACTCGGAATTCTTCCATGCCTACAACCGCAATAAAAAAAGTCTGACCCTCGATCTTAAAAAGCCGGAAGGCATGGAGGTGTTCCACGATCTGGTGAAGACGGCGGATGCGGTAACGTCGAACCTACGCGGCGACGTGCCGGACAAACTCGGTTTGACCTACGAGGCCCTTGCAGGAATGAACCCGAAGATCGTGTGCGCCCACCTGTCGGCCTACGGTCGCACGGGTCCGCGCGCCGATTGGCCGGGCTTTGATTATCTGATGCAGGCCGAAGCCGGATACTTTTCGCTTACCGGAGAACCCAGCGGTCCGCCAACCCGCTTTGGTTTATCCGTCGTTGATCAAATGACCGGGTTGGGGCTCGCCTATGCAGTGCTGGCGGGGATCACGGGCGCGCGCGCAACGGGGCAGGGGCGTGATTTAGACGTCAGCCTTTTTGATATGGCGCTCTGCAATCTCTCCTATCCGGCCTTGTGGTATCTCAACGAAGGCCATGAAACAAAGCGAGAGCAACGGTCCGGCCATCCAGCACTAACACCATGTGCGCTTTACACAACATCGGACGGCTGGATCTACATCATGTGCAACAAGGAAAAATTCTGGCCGATCCTTTGTGATGTGCTCGGTCGAGATGACTGGGCAAACGATGCACGGTTTGCGAACTTCGAAGGCCGACTGGAGCATCGCGCCCTGATTCAGGACATGCTCGATGGTGAGCTTTCAAAAAAATCCACAGATGAATGGCTTGAAATTTTTGCGGGCGAAGTCCCAGCAGCGCCCATCAATGACATCCAATCAGCGCT is a window of Rhodospirillaceae bacterium DNA encoding:
- a CDS encoding CoA transferase, whose product is MTLPLHGVRVLAVEQYGAGPFGTQFLADQGAEVIKIENPNDGGDFARAIGPYFFTPEHSEFFHAYNRNKKSLTLDLKKPEGMEVFHDLVKTADAVTSNLRGDVPDKLGLTYEALAGMNPKIVCAHLSAYGRTGPRADWPGFDYLMQAEAGYFSLTGEPSGPPTRFGLSVVDQMTGLGLAYAVLAGITGARATGQGRDLDVSLFDMALCNLSYPALWYLNEGHETKREQRSGHPALTPCALYTTSDGWIYIMCNKEKFWPILCDVLGRDDWANDARFANFEGRLEHRALIQDMLDGELSKKSTDEWLEIFAGEVPAAPINDIQSALENPFVKDEGRVQSLELEGYGTYQTLDAPIKCDEPTPANPAPKLGQNTEELLEELGYDAVRLAALRAAKAI
- a CDS encoding acyl-CoA dehydrogenase; amino-acid sequence: MTMNEEEAVLLDAVDQFLERDVRPHVRALEAADEYPEDIANGLAEMGLFGATISTEYGGLGLSASLYSKIVERSAAVWMSVSGIINSHLIMASAVERFGTDEMKATYLPKFASGELRGGIALTEPGAGTDLQGVRTRAQLEGNQYVINGAKMWCTNAVNGNILAVLAKTDEAGDGPRSKDISLFLVEKERGYVSRKLKKLGYRGIDTGEVEFDRVQVPTANLVGPEEGKGLNQILAGLELGRINVAARGVGLARVCLEESVAYAQTRETFGKPISEHQSIQIKLADMATKVEAARLLTDQAAAAYDRGERCDMEAGMAKLAATEAALENATEAMRIHGAYGYSTEYNIERYYRDAPLLCIGEGTNEIQRLIIAKQLVARNPI